The DNA sequence ATATAAGATTATAGATGCATGCATTCAACTTTTTTACCAAATGACTTGAATCTCATGAGGAAAACAACAGCAGCAGCAGAACTTTAAGTGTCACAGACAGATTATGGAATTATTACATCAGAGTTTTGGTGACCTTCAGTCAAATTGAGCAATGAACATGGTGATTTCCCTATCTTATCAATTCATTTCGATAAGATATagactttaaatctaactctatcagcttgtaaggtgaggtttgcatctTCTTATATGAACATGGAACTAGACATTAATAAGTGGTCATACAGACTAATACAATAGAccaacaaataacaaatcttGTTAAGATAAACTCTAACCCATAGTTTTGATACCTTTctaagaagtggactttaagcctaattcaaaCTTACAAAACTGGTTTGTAAAGTGAGGTTTGCCTCCACTTAAACACATACAATACACTTCCTACCAATTTTTGTGGAGAAACAAAAGTACATATAATGGAAAACCAAATTCTTACAGTTTCCAACTAACATTTTCAGTTCAAAAGAAAACTAACCACAAAAACATAACATACCTGAGTAGCTAATTCAATAGACTTGCATTCTCCTTGCATATCTACATGAGACAGAAGGTTCTCATTGGTAGATCTTCTCTGAAGCACTGTTAGGGGACATCCCTCATCCCAGCCACCACAGTCACAGCACCCCCCAGATTTCCATCTATCTATGAGACTTGAGGGACCACTGTGTCTGCTTCTAGGTCCTCCATGAAGGCCTGCTGGAATGATGATGCTTGTGCTAGTTAAAGAAGCCCCACAACTTCGATTACAACTTTCAGAAGACAATGTAGTTTGATTCCCACCAGATTTGTTAAGAAATTTCATACCCCAGCCTCCTACTTTGTCCACACTTTTTTTAGAGGGAAGATGGTCTTTGACCACAATGGCAGCCAACTCAAAATTTGGTGGAACATTGGATGCTAATAAATTGGTCTCATCTAGACCACATGATTGTTGATCCAATGCAGAACTTTCTCTTATGGTCTTTGATCTAGTGAACCTTGAGAGTGTTCTGTGTATAGGTGATGGACCAGTTCTTAACACTCGTGATGCTTTCTTAGCTATGCTCTTGTTCTTTACGTGAGAATGGCTTGAAGTGAAGATTTCTTTCTCACAAATTTTACCatcaccaaataatataaaCCTTGTTTCCATCACTCTAGAATTTTCAGAGCAGAGGGTGAGACAGGTTGATACGTTCATCTTACCAACAAGTTGCAAATTACTGTCATGAAACTCGCGACCCTTTTGTCTTTCCTTGTTGTTCAAGTGAAACAGGTACACATAATCCAAATCCTCGTCATGTGTTGTGTCTACCTTGCTCAATTTGGCTACATATACCTCCTTCTGATCATCtgcagaaaaaacaaaagagggAACACCTTGCTTCCAAGTGCACTGAAGCATTCCTTGAGACACGTTAGAAGCAGCAGAAGACATCATCCAATCAAAACAAGCAGAGTTATTCGTGGAAGTACTTCTTTTATTATCTGAAATGGAACCATACTTATGACTTTCCACCATTGGTGTTTCCATTACTACACTTGGAGAATCCACAAAATCATAGCATGTCATATTTTTAGCATCAGTGAAGTTCATGttgttcaaattttcatttctttctgaAGCATTAAACTGCTGCAGTAAAGGACTATTCAGTATATTGATCATACTCTTGGTCCCCATTACTGTGCCTAAAGTCCAATTCTCTGCAGCATCAGTACCATCAACTAAACTCTCAGTCATGGAACCACTACTTTCTGTTCCACCAATAAACTCCACTGTGCTCAACCTTTCTGCTGAAATCCACAAGTTTGTGGTTTCTAAGGATGTGCTCACAGGTTTGATTTTTTGAGAAGCTTTCAATGCACTATTGTGCACAGATTCCAGACAGCGACGAAGATACATCTCATCTGCACTTGCCAGAAGCTTTGGAATCTTGTAGTGTCCATGAACAAGTAGAAAGAATAAATGCTTTGGGAAAACACTATTTTGTGATTGGATAGTGTTTGCAGACATGGCTGGGTGAAAAATTCTTCTTTTAGCCAACTTTTTTGACTCAGATGCTTcatataatgaatctcttttacCTTGACACCTTTTTTGAACCCAACTCAGTGTATtttccatcttcttcctctatcAAACCACAGTATCCCAGTGGCAGAAAAATCCCTTTTTAACCCTAATCTTCCTTCAACTAGAAACTAAGCAGTACAAGAATAGCATCctgaaaaggagaaaaagaactGAATAAAAAGGTAGCATAACAAAAGAAAGGGTgtgcaaaacaaaaaattcaaaaaacaacTGTTTTTGCACAAATTATGGCACATTGGCATACAACTTTCTtacatttaaaacaaaatataaaagaaaagaaacaaaggaatataCGTAGTTCATATAAATGCACATGGTTCAAGACAAATGCATAGAATTTTCAGAGTAAATTGCACATTCATGAATTTGTAAGGGTACCAAACCCAGACAAATGTACTTCAATGAGTTCTAAAAAACAGTATCTGCTGTTATACTAAAGACAACACCAATAATCTAGCATTTCACCATCTCAAAATAACCAGAAAAGGAAGGTCAATCAACATTCTAAAACAGAAATAAACTGAAACAAAGGAAATGAACAATCAACaacataaagatgaaaaaaaatttagaactaTATATCAAAGACCAACTTTATATAGCATACAAGAAGAACCAACCTCAACCAAAAGCACAGAAACCAGAAACCTGAGGAGAAGTAACTGGTTTTCAGACAGCAACACTCAAAGATGGAATGAGGAGTGCTAATGAACCCACTTGAGAGGATGGAGGGAAGAAGattgtgaagaagaagaaagtggtGGGAAAGTGGGAAACAAAAGATCAAGACACAAATAACAGATGTgatgattataatataatttatagattttatgcaatagttttgtaatctttcaaaatatgtatatataaaaaaatgtcatgtaTTGGAAGAGGACATTGGACAAAATTCTAGGTAGAGTTAAGggacaaagagaaaaaaaaaaaactaactaaacTAAGTAACCAACCGAGTTAAGGTAGTGACATAACATGATGGAGGTACGAACATAGGTTTGGTAAGCCACGTTTGTTGGTTGAAAAAATGTACACCCTTGAGTCTTGGTTTGAGGAGGGAATAGAGGAATAGAGGGAGAGAGTGCACATACACACACACTCCTCAAAATCAGGGTTCTTTGGTGGGACCAATTTCTTTGTAACCATTCCCACAAGATAAAGAAATTCAGGTACTTTACAAGGTTACATTGTGTTTACTtacatatatcattttatatattactgaagaaaaaaaaactattttatactCTGCAATGTAACACGTATCTTATTGAGTAAGggtatttctttctttcttttcttcttacttAATGATTATGGTTAACAACATTGTTTAAACCTTGTACATACCAAGAAAACTTCAATTCCACTCTGTTTCTAATTAACTAACAAATCATTAATGtatataaagtttaatatttatcttAAGAATGTACATGGATTAGATGAAACTTTAAACTTGATTACAAGATAAGAGCATGATGTGAAGATGAATACATGAGCTGGTGTGCATGATGGGTACATGAGTCCACTAGAGGACAAAGCAGGTGCCACTTGCAGAGTTTCAGCCTTTAAACTGATAATTGTTTTTCCTCTGATTTAATGCATGGACATCATGATATGATGAACTTGTTGTTTTCATGGCatgtgaaggagagagagagagattagGGTTAGGTTAAGGTGGCCATTGTTCAGATTCTGAGGAACATATATACCTTTGGAGAACCTATTGACCCAACTTTTGACCCCAACAAAGTCTACATAATTCTGCAGTTCCACTTCTGCTATATATTCATCACAcattcttattcttcttctcttcatGCTGCTTCATTAATTGCTCAGTTCATAAATTTCAATCACAAATACATCATGAGATTGCtgtataattgtttatattaggATGATTTCTTCTAGTTACactagtttttttatttgtgtttattttatttgtgattttggttcaatcaattttttatatatattttgattaattaaattatattttatggaattttaaattagtatgactttactcattttcttaaaatattattttatttatctcccaGATTAAATTAACTTGACGTGAAGTATTGAAATATTGATTAATTGCgccaataaaatatatagatagatatattaGATTTTTAGGGTTTATTTGCCCAACGAACAAATGAAAACAATTGTTTATATAACTAAGGATttgaaatttcatattttttaaaatgagttaaaaatatatatgcaaaatcatggataaaaaaaaagttaagaggGTCACAATTGCAATTTCGcctaaataattttactttttacatatattttttttaatttaagtataattttagtCCACTTAGTATATGTAACGTTCCATTTAATCTAACAAACGAAATTAACGGAAACGTCACACGAGATAACATAAAGCGCAGTCCTGGAGTCCTACCCAACTCCTTACAACATAAGGCACACCACGGTACCATAGAAAAACCagttatgaaattaaaaagaacATAAGGAGTTCATAAGTCAAACGGATACATGGGTCGTAGCCCTAATAAGAGTCCAACAAAATAACATCAGCTCCAGCCTAGATGGACTATGCAGCGGAGTCCCCGTTCTCCTGTTGACCACAAGAACCTCTCctcacaccaataaattgatgatcatcgcaaaagagaagtaTCACACCCAAGACaaacaaacaagcaaaagggtaagctagagccataAAAATTTCATCTAAACAAGTAGATACATTTTCACAATCCAATACACATAtctcaaccaagcatgttatgacttctcaaataatacactacgactcgactcgactcatccggatacatataatttggtcggattcagcggatgcttgcacttgtggtggatacctctgctcacccctgagctgctcacccccaagctatgtgttacaagtgttataatgaatcaattttccctcaccacaaggttagcccttaatgaatttcgggtctcttgctactctcaccacaggggtcagtccgctctaggtgagactaactgactccttagagtgtcaaaatgcaaccttaccttgaatccttacctagttatacagatggagcaccaccatggacacccactaacaggggccatggaattacgtctcgaccactgaagcactaACACAGACCAACTTTCTTGATCAATCAAACAAATTCAGCATGCATACCCACAAGTATATACACATACGTCTCATACAGTTTCTCATAATTCACTTCTTTCGTATTCCCAACCAACCATGCCAACTCATTATTCTCGAACCCAGAATATGGAACTCTGTCTCACATCATTACCATGCCACATTGATACCAACCTTTCATGTCTCATGTCGAACTCATACCaaaactcatcatttcaatttcgTTAATCATCTCATACAATTATCATGTTCACATCATGTTAAAACTCACAAATCATAACTCACACACCACCTCATTCATACAGGCCATTCAACTCATGAACTTAAAGGTAATACTCCTACAAGCATGTTGTCCActtttgaaatcaaagaaacatcAAGACCAACCCCtttctcgcccagcatctcgctcaggcagaaaggtctcgcccaggcgaggaggaccctcgctcaggcgagctcccttcgcctaggcgagagctcgacttcCAGTATAAGAACCTTGcacgcgttctcgcttaggcgagaccctcctcgcctaagcgagacgttCGCTCGCCAAAAAAGTACAGTGGGTCACCTGGGCGACCCTTCGTGGAGAAATACTTAGGCGAGtccctgttaatctcgcctaggcgagacaggctcgcttaggcgagtttaTCAGACTTCGCCATTGTTCCTCTCTGCCATCAACACAGTTTCATGCCCAAACAACAATACAAATCATACCATACACTCACAGCCACATATAAGCATGGAAATCACAGAACATCATCAAAACAACCATCATTGTACCAAACAatagggttctagcttcccttacctggaaataagcTAGCAAGACAGCCCTACACGCCCTCGACACAGAAGGTAAGAGCACAACAGCTCAAGGAAAGATAACAACGGTTGGAAGGAAACCAATAAAATATAGCAGCTTACATGGAGTGGAGAAGTTGAAGTTCGCCGGAGAGGATGACGGCTAACCCTAGCGGAGCTCTGAAACAGAAGGGGCAGTGTTTAGGTACGAATTTGCAAAAGTGAGACTGACAAGGGAACCCTAACAGCTTTAGGGCCttagcaccctatgggccaccctttaggcccaacagattaaggCCAGCCCTTACTCATTAGGGCAGAAATGAAAATTGGGCCTTACAGTATACATTGCCCGAGTAGTTTTGGTCTTCGAAGCTTTAGTTGCTTGTTTTTAAACgtgtaataaagaaaaaatcaaactagtaaaattataaaaacatacaACTATTGGTACTCCAACTTAAATACAATTTGTTATTTGAACATAGATTGAACAAGTGTATAGTTACTAACTCTTTATAGAATTAAAGGAAGAATTAGTGTTTAAATTTATCCTTTAACCATATTGTTTGtga is a window from the Vigna unguiculata cultivar IT97K-499-35 chromosome 7, ASM411807v1, whole genome shotgun sequence genome containing:
- the LOC114190833 gene encoding uncharacterized protein LOC114190833, with product MENTLSWVQKRCQGKRDSLYEASESKKLAKRRIFHPAMSANTIQSQNSVFPKHLFFLLVHGHYKIPKLLASADEMYLRRCLESVHNSALKASQKIKPVSTSLETTNLWISAERLSTVEFIGGTESSGSMTESLVDGTDAAENWTLGTVMGTKSMINILNSPLLQQFNASERNENLNNMNFTDAKNMTCYDFVDSPSVVMETPMVESHKYGSISDNKRSTSTNNSACFDWMMSSAASNVSQGMLQCTWKQGVPSFVFSADDQKEVYVAKLSKVDTTHDEDLDYVYLFHLNNKERQKGREFHDSNLQLVGKMNVSTCLTLCSENSRVMETRFILFGDGKICEKEIFTSSHSHVKNKSIAKKASRVLRTGPSPIHRTLSRFTRSKTIRESSALDQQSCGLDETNLLASNVPPNFELAAIVVKDHLPSKKSVDKVGGWGMKFLNKSGGNQTTLSSESCNRSCGASLTSTSIIIPAGLHGGPRSRHSGPSSLIDRWKSGGCCDCGGWDEGCPLTVLQRRSTNENLLSHVDMQGECKSIELATQDSSNFSPSMRMVNIHNGLYFIHFQSPLSALQSFSVAVAIIHTQSSTLQPK